In Pelosinus sp. UFO1, one genomic interval encodes:
- a CDS encoding CatB-related O-acetyltransferase, which produces MKPDVSKIYPRMNDNTICYLKNIIKNPNIIIGDFTFYHDFVDPKGFEKRNVLYHYPVNHDRLIIGKFCSIACGAKFLFNASNHTMSSLSTYPFPIFPEWDENVLVAEAWDNKGDIVIGNDVWIGYEAVIMAGVHIGDGVIIGTQAVVTKDVPPYAIVGGVPAKKIRKRFDDSVIDILQEVKWWDWDIDKIRENLQAIRSADLRRLQEVVTENK; this is translated from the coding sequence GAATGATAACACCATTTGTTATCTTAAAAATATAATTAAAAATCCAAATATCATCATAGGTGATTTTACCTTTTATCATGATTTTGTAGATCCTAAGGGGTTTGAAAAAAGAAATGTTTTATATCATTATCCTGTTAATCATGATCGTCTTATAATCGGCAAGTTTTGCTCAATTGCTTGCGGTGCCAAATTTCTTTTTAATGCTTCAAATCACACGATGAGTTCCCTATCTACCTATCCGTTTCCAATATTCCCAGAGTGGGATGAAAATGTGCTGGTAGCTGAAGCTTGGGATAATAAAGGGGATATAGTGATCGGGAACGATGTTTGGATAGGGTATGAGGCAGTAATCATGGCTGGAGTGCATATTGGCGATGGTGTTATCATTGGAACTCAAGCCGTTGTAACAAAAGATGTTCCGCCATATGCAATTGTTGGTGGAGTGCCTGCAAAGAAGATACGAAAGCGATTTGACGATTCAGTAATTGATATATTACAAGAGGTGAAATGGTGGGATTGGGATATAGACAAGATACGTGAAAATCTGCAAGCTATTCGTAGTGCAGATTTAAGAAGGTTGCAAGAAGTAGTTACTGAAAATAAGTAA